The Bombus fervidus isolate BK054 chromosome 1, iyBomFerv1, whole genome shotgun sequence genome includes a window with the following:
- the LOC139988959 gene encoding periodic tryptophan protein 2 homolog yields MKFAYKFSNLLGTVYKKGNLIFSQDGSSVISPVGNRITIYDLKNNKSQTLPVESRYNYTSMDLSPNGSLLIAVNEVGDIHIITMISKMVIHKYRFNTKVRCVKFSPDGKHFAVCKENNVFIFNAPGLQTAEYNPFIMKRVFHAATDDTTFINWSYDSKLLAVGSKDMTTRIYSLEKYVNFRYINLGGHTDGIVACFFEKRNYDLITISRNGQLCIWECTIDPEDLMPSNIPPIKRDKITDSDEEDDVNIEKAIEKTDKQVKAHERNLLRSGDSTESIVEGSKDKTENKQLYYTKLGRHYLANVVQSKDKVKLILTAAAYHQQTNILVVGFSIGAFYLYEMPDVNMIHSLSISDQYITSIAINSTGDWIALGCSTAGQLLVWEWQSETYAMKQQSHSSNINCLAYSPDGQYIITGGDDGKVKLWNTMNGFCSITFQEHTSTITGVIFSHNRKFVVSASLDGTVRAYDLARYRNFRTLTSPRPVQFSCVALDSSDEFLAAGGQDFFEIYLWSVKLGKLLEILSGHEGPIASLAFNPSITSTELVSVSWDKTLKIWNAIESGSLHETIQLTADGLYVTYKPNGEEVAVATLDGQISFFHCKTAVQIGSIEGRNDLGSGRCDTDLITAKQSLKGKAFTVLCYSADGTCILAGGHSKNICIYNVQEFILIKKFVVTQNRSLDGVDDFINKRNLTEFGNMALVEKRGKNVKLQLPGVRSGDMASRNIKPEIRVYSLQFSPTGQAWAAATTEGVLLYSLDAALVFDPFELELGITPEAVKKTLSQMEYAKALMMALKLNEKLLIKRVIENIPCSDINLTVTVLSNIYVEKVLKFIASELEFTRHIHFYLLWIEMILTSHGPRIDTALQMPILLMLQKNMQKKYDDLSKLCDFNQYTMSYLKKVGAYKAKKAVSNNSLMETDEESEKSLVGEIEID; encoded by the exons ATGAAGTTTGCATATAAG ttcAGTAATCTGCTGGGCACAGTTTATAAGAAagggaatttaatattttctcaagATGGATCTTCGGTTATTAGCCCAGTGGGAAATCGGATAACAATATATGACTTAAAGAa taataAGTCTCAAACATTACCTGTGGAGAGtcgatataattatacaagCATGGATTTATCACCCAATGGATCATTACTAATTGCAGTTAATGAAG tGGGTGATATTCATATAATTACCATGATTAGTAAAATggtaatacataaatatagatTTAATACAAAAGTGAGATGTGTAAAATTTTCTCCAGACGGTAAACATTTTGCAGtgtgtaaagaaaataatg tatttatttttaatgcacCTGGCTTGCAAACAGCTGAATATAATCCATTTATTATGAAACGTGTATTTCATGCAGCTACGGATGACACAACATTTATTAATTGGTCTTATGATTCAAAATTATTAGCTGTTGGTTCTAAAGATATGACTACAAGAATTTACAGCTTAGAAAAGTATGTAAATTTCAGATATATTAATCTTGGTGGCCATACTGATGGAATTGTAGCATGCTTTTTTGAAAAAAGGAATTatgatttaattacaattagcAG aaatggaCAATTGTGTATTTGGGAGTGTACAATTGATCCAGAAGATTTAATGCCATCCAACATACCTCCAATTAAAAGAGACAAAATAACAGATAGTGATGAAGAAGATGATGTTAATATTGAGAAAGCTATAGAGAAAACAGACAAACAAGTTAAAGCTCATGAACGCAATTTATTGAGATCAG GAGATTCAACTGAATCAATTGTAGAAGGTTCTAAAGATAAGACAGAAAAcaaacaattatattatactaaattGGGTCGTCATTATCTAGCTAATGTAGTTCAAAGCaaagataaagtaaaattaatattaactgCAGCTGCATATCATCAACAGACTAATATCCTAGTAGTAGGATTCAGTATTGgtgcattttatttatacgaaatGCCTGATGTAAATATGATACATTCTCTAAG TATATCGGACCAATATATTACATCGATTGCCATAAATTCAACTGGTGACTGGATAGCCTTAGGATGTTCTACAGCTGGTCAATTATTAGTATGGGAATGGCAAAGTGAAACTTATGCCATGAAGCAACAAAGCCACAGTAGTAATATAAACTGCTTGGCATACAGTCCTGATGGCCAATACATTATTACCGGAGGTGATGACGGGAAAGTTAAATTATGGAACACTATGAATGGATTTTGTTCTATTACATTTCAAGAACATACATCTACGATAACAGGAGTAATATTTAGtcataatagaaaatttgttgtttCTGCATCGCTTGATGGAACTGTTAGAGCATATGATTTAGCGAGGTACAGAAATTTTCGAACTCTTACCTCTCCGCGACCCGTACAGTTTTCCTGCGTTGCTTTAGATTCAAGTGACGAGTTTCTTGCAGCCGGAGGCCAAGacttttttgaaatttatttgtggAGCGTCAAACTGGGAAAACTTTTGGAG ATATTAAGTGGACACGAAGGTCCAATCGCCAGTTTGGCATTTAATCCAAGTATTACAAGCACGGAATTAGTATCCGTATCTTGGGACAAAACACTGAAAATATGGAATGCAATTGAAAGTGGTTCTTTACATGAAACGATACAGTTAACTGCTGATGGtttatatgttacatataAACCAAATGGTGAAGAAGTAGCAGTTGCCACTTTGGATGGGCAAATCTCATTTTTTCATTGTAAAACGGCGGTACAAATTGGTAGTATTGAAGGAAGAAATGATCTAGGCAGTGGAAGGTGTGATACTGATCTTATTACAGCTAAGCAAAGTCTTAAGGGCAA gGCGTTTACTGTTCTTTGTTATTCAGCTGATGGTACGTGCATATTAGCTGGGGGgcattctaaaaatatatgcatTTATAATGTACAAGAATTTATACTTATAAAAAAGTTTGTTGTAACACAGAATAGATCACTAGATGGAGTTGAT gattttataaataaacgaaatttaacAGAATTTGGAAACATGGCATTAGtggaaaaacgaggaaaaaatgTAAAGTTACAATTACCAGGCGTTAGAAGTGGAGATATGGCGAGCAGAAATATAAAACCAGAAATTAGAGTATATAGTTTACAGTTTTCTCCAACAg GACAAGCGTGGGCTGCGGCAACGACGGAAggagtattattatattcgttagaTGCTGCATTGGTATTTGATCCATTTGAATTGGAATTAGGAATTACACCAGAAGCTGTGAAAAAAACTTTGAGTCAAATGGAATATGCAAAAG CATTAATGATGGCTCTGAAgctgaatgaaaaattattaataaaacgcgttatagaaaatattccgtGCTCAGATA TTAATTTAACAGTAACGGTTTTATCCAATATTTATGTCGAgaaagttttaaaattcatagcATCGGAATTGGAATTTACTAggcatatacatttttatcttctttggATAGAAATGATATTGACTAGTCACGGACCAAGAATAGATACAGCTCTTCAAATGCCGATATTGCTAATGTTGcagaaaaatatgcaaaaaaaataCGATGATTTGAGTAAACT ATGTGATTTCAatcagtatacaatgagttatttgaaaaaagttGGTGCTTATAAAGCCAAAAAAGCTGTTTCCAATAACAGTTTAATGGAAACTGACGAGGAATCTGAAAAATCTTTGGtaggagaaattgaaattgattaa